The genomic segment aaacatgttctacaaataactaacttcttaacaaaagattttaactagtgatcttacattattttcataatatttttactctaagaaaacccaaaatagtTTCCCCTATAAAGATGCCCTAAGTGAGATCATATGATTAATTAGtgtaagaaaagtaaaatattggCTCTAAAGCAGTAAAgtcttttggtattttttttttttaatcaatttgaATAATTCATTTCATTTAGTAGAACAAGTTTTTGCATCACTTAGCTCAGATCTTGATttagacttcttttttttagacATCAATATGTTCATGTTgtgtccaattttttttattctatccCAAGACTAAGAAATCAAGCAGAAGTAAGTAGATGTAGGCATGTAGCAAACCAAGTGAACAGAAGATAGTAACAAATGGAGTATAGGGATCAACTCATACAACGTATTGCTCTcaaatattatgattatattaaTCAAAGAGGTTTTGTAGTATATAAAGTGACAATAAGTTCCTAAtcgaaagtgaaaaaaaattctaattgaCTGAGATAAGTTCCTAAGGAAAACCAAACTTCATTAAGGGAGAAATTTGTTGAAACAAACcgaattttttttggatatatgaCAAGTTAAAACTAAAAGGGACGCATGACACATTCATGAACTAAACCTCTATGTTAACAAAAATCTGAAAACTTATCTTAACACTTCAAAGACCACAATGTAATTGATTTACTCGTACAAAATTTCATAAGCAAAGGGTGCAAAactctgactttttttttcaccGAAGATAAAATATGCCTAAGTGATACAACATTGACAAACCATCATAAAGTCATCATCGACGTTTATATAAACATGCTTTCAACTCTGGCCACTTTATAGTCTTCTGATTTGAATCCAACTGCTCCTATACAATaacaagattaaataaaaaggtTATTGCTAACAACATTGAGATCCAAGTTCTGAGACTAACCAAACCTAATGGAAGCATTTATTCACTAACCTTTTTCTTGAAATGCAATAAGATGAACATCTTATTCGAGACGTCctgcaaaaagaacaaaatgagtATCTTTCTCATAGgggaaactaaaaaaaaaaaagaaggagaagagtatATAGAGACAAAAGATTTTACCTTTAGAACCGAAGTAAATCCAAGATCACAAACTGCTTTCACAAAGTCTATAGGGTCTGCTCCTCCATTGTTTGGATCAAACCTGCTTTTTACTTCCGCTATAAGAAGCATACCGCTGTTGAATACACACCCACAGGAACTGTTATTCAGAATCATGACAGAAACCAATATAACGAAGAAGAAACTGGCAATAGTAAACAAAAGCTGACCTTGGACGAAGAACTCGATGTGCCTCTTTGATGTAACTAGAATAGTTTGTTCCCATTAATGAAAGACAGAAAACAGCAACATCCACTGATGAAGACTCAAGTGAAGTCTACACAAAGTAAGCCCCAAAGATACCAGTTTAAGTCTGAGCGaacaaagaaatcaacaaaGTAACATGAATGCAGTAAAGAGTCTGACGTACATACATTTGACATATCGCAGGCAATAACAGAAGGGTTCTTTGAGACAAGATCAAAGGAAAAAACTTTGTTCTTCACACTTTTAGCAATCCTTGCATCACCTGAAACAGATTTTATCATATCGGTAAAAGCTATTTCAGCGGGTAAGAAAAAAACACAGGGATAAAAGAAAAGCTCACCACAGCCAAAATCAGCCACAACTAAAGAAGAGCTTCTAGACAATAGCCAATCTATAATGGAATTAACAGGAAGCTCAGGCCAGTTTGACATTTGTTGCTGATACCCTGTATGatactgaaaacaaaatttaaacaattcaactcaaaaaagaatcaaacttaGAATTCTTGTTCTATAGCTAATGGTGTGAGTTTTAATTACCATATCAAACATTTCTGGATCTTCTTTAAAGTAGTCTAATGCTTCTTGTCCACTGAGaaagcaaatattttttttgaactaagCTGAAGATTAAAATCACCAGAAAGAATTTTTAGTAAATCAAAACTTACGAGCAAGTGTAGAGTTTCTCATTGAGCATCCTGAATTGCCCACCAGATAATCTCTCTCGAAGCTGTATAAATTGATCAAAACCTCCATAAAACTTCAATCATAAGACAGcaaaacaatatcaaaaatgtaatcgagagagagagagagaccataTCGAGGAAATTGGAAGGTTTAGCTCGTTTCtttgaagctgaagaagaagaagaagaagaagaagaacctccatgcttattgtttttgttgattttggtaTCTTTTTGACTCTTCAGTTTCGACTCTATAGGTTCTTCTTTAGAAGAAGGTTTAGGATTCCTTTGTctcttcttgttcctcttcCTGTTTTTGCTGCTTGTACTTTCGTCTTTCATGGCGGTCGCCGTCATTGTCGCCGTCGTCTTTAACGTTCTTTCTCTCTGTGTTTAGGTTTTTTAGTTTCAGAAGTAGAAGATGATGGAGTTTCTTATCTTTTGGGCCATTAATGGGCTTTTTGTATTGACCTAATAAGCCGGtacactaaaaaataataaaatcttcgaAACCGGTTTAAGTTTTTTGGTAGTATGACTATGAACTAGTAAACGATgcaaaaagaaccaaaatcGTCGTTCCCAATTCCTTTGAAGAACATCATCTGCTACTgctatggatgatgatgatgatggtttagTGTTCTTCAGGAATGATTGTGCTTCGATACTTTCACAAATTAAGGATCAAGATGAGCAGATTCGTCTCAAAAGaaggtttcttctctttctggTTTTATATGTTTGTGTGTGAATTTTAGGAATATAATTTGTAACTTAGATGGAGGAAACAAATGTTTTGGTCTTGAAGCAATCTCTTTGCTTATTAGGCTCTGTCAAAGTTCCAACCTTTAATGTTCCGAGGAGAAAAGTTTTAgactttgttttgtcttttgctgTCTTTGACACCCTGAAGTGAACGCTTTTTAGATGGCTGTTGGGGTTGTAACTTAGATGTAGGAAACGAGTGTTTTGATTTCGAATCAATCTCTCTGCTTATTAGGGCTTTGTGAAAGTTTCAACCTTTCATCTTCCTctgaaaaaaagttttagactttgttttgtcttttgctgTCTTTAGGACACTGTAAGTGAAACTTTTAAATCCTTGTAGGTGGCTATTGGGTTGTGATATGTCTGAATCCAAGGACCATACTCCGGGAAAGACTGAGTGAGTTCATTACCGagtttctattttgttattCCCTTTGGTTTAGCTGATTGATTGACTCTTGTTCTTGGTAAAACAGATTCGTCCCTGAATCTTTGCTCAGGAGAGATGATGTATGTCTCTCTCATTCAccctcttttttttatagaagtATTCATAGTTCCTTTCAGTGAGATCTCTTTTGTGATTCCAGATATTCTACGAGACCATTAAGTCGCGAGTAGAGGAAGCATTTGGAATGTGCAAGAATGAACAAGTATGCAATGATGTTCCACAAAAGGAGTTAAAGTTCAGCAGTCTCGAAGTTGCCAGAAAGCTTGATTTCATGACGAATAAAGGTCTTTATCTTATTGCAATGATACTCACAGGAGGCTCTACTGTTTTTGACAAGACTCGATGGAAAATGAAAGAGATTATCAGAGATTCAATCAGTAGAGATTTCGGAAAAGGAAAAGACGGTATTGGTAAAGAAGACATTATTAATCAGCTGCATCAAGTTCTGAGTGATCCCGCAAATTTCCGGGAAGATTGCATGATGAATTTGGCGAGAACATCCACTTTGCAGTCCCATCGTGATGCTGCAATGAAGGTACTTAATGAGCTAGATGGTTTGTCAACGCAGACTCTACGTGCaatgaaaagaaaacttaaagGTTCAAGAGTGATACCTCAACTGAAAACCAGTAGATTTGGTCAGAGTCGAAGTGATCTGATAAACCAAGTGCGGCAAACTATCGAGAAGATGCTCTCAGAACTTTCTGCAGGGGATAAACTGCAGGAGCGATTGGCTAAAGCGTTGTCGTTGGTAGATTTGTCACTTAAGCTAAGTCCTGGCTACAAAACGACTGCTGCCACAGATTTTTTTCGGTTCTCACCAGAAACAAAGAACCTGCAGAACGAGATAGTGAAGGCAGTCTGGTTACTCCGTAAGGTCAGGTTTCCTGAGCTGAAAAGATTGCATCTTTGTTTAGACCCGGAAGCTGAAGTATCAAATGACAGCTTAAGATCAGCGGTTAGAAAAATGTTGATTGAGTATCTGTTTGAGTGCAGTGATATGGACACCGTTCCAAAGTCTTTGATGGAAGCTCTTTCATTGGTCAACAGGAGGACGCGGAATGTAGAGCATAAGGTTTTTCCAAGGGAAGCAATTGAGGAAGAGACAGAGTGTGTATTAAATGTGAGTGCTCaagtgaaacaaatattttgccACTGTATTCCAAATTATGAGCTTGATGAGGACTTTGATGATGCTTATATGGAGGACTTAGaagacagtgatgatgatgatgatgatgattttgagagTTGTAGTTTATTTGATAACGAGAGTAGATGCCGAAACATAAAGCTTGAAGTCAAAGACACTCAAGAAGATGCAATGGGGTCCGCTGATTCGGATCATGAAGAAAGTGGTGCAGAATGCTTGGTTTTGGACCCGACTGATTCTACACACGCAACCAACCAGCATGATTTCAGCTCTTCTGTCAATAGGATTGTTATAAGAGACCTGACAGAGAGTATTACTAGAGATCATCCTAGGTCTCTTTATTTCACTCCCACGTCCAATAAATCAACACTTAGGAGTGATAAACATGACATAGGTACGAGCAATATCCGAGTCAAGGTTGAGAGGGATATTGAGATGGAAGGAGATCACCAGTTCAGCTCTCGGTCTTTGTTTTCTGTTGAAAATATAAAGTCTGATGATCATGGTGAGCAGAAGCCAcgcagaagaaacaaaaaccagtACCTCGCAGTCCAAGATATATCTGATGAGACAAGCTTGGTTGCACATAACCTGATCGGCTGCTTACTAGAGAAATTTGCAGACCGTCAAGGTCTAGACTTAGAAGCGGATGAACGTTCATATCTTGGAGGCGAGTCGAGGCTTCAAGAAGATATAGAAGGTGAGGATAAAAACGTTTAGAATCTTGTACAAATTCACTCTTTAAAGCTTTCTTTTACTGTTAACCAGACTGTGTTCCCAAGAGTCATCTTCTTACTGAATTTCCACTTGTGTGTTGCAGTGAGTGAAGAAAAGCAAGCTTCATCGCAACAGAAGTCAGATGAGTCGATCATTGTTTCTGCTGTCAAAGAGCTAATGCCATCCCTTGAAGAGAGGTATACATTTATTTgcatctgtttttgttttcggtATGAAAGTTTCATGTTGCCTACTAAGCGTAAGGATATCAAATCTCTAATTACCGGATATCTGATTTTAACAGTGTCTtcatgaaattaaaagagttgaTGAATGTGAGCTAGCATCAGTAATCTCAGTAATCTTGTCATCTTTCCAACCAAAGTGAAGTAGCAATGGAATGGAAAGAGAAACAACAGAGCACATTGGGATGAGCACAACAAAGAATACGATTTTGCATAGCACTGTAACCCCTGGCTAATGTAAGAACTTAAACTGTTCtccttatttttctttcatatgaaagattaTATTTGCCCTACAGAACAGTACAACGATCGCCAACTAACTTTTGTTACAATCTATCGACAGTAATTgatttcaaacataaatataactgaaccaaaataacaaaccaaaatcaacgTTTAGTTAATGCATCAAAGCGAGAGAGCTTAGACCAATCACAAAAGATATGGCCATTACAACAAAAGCACATAATGTGAGAACATAAAACGCAAAAACGCTCACAGAAACCAAAAAGTTTTTATGTTTCTTCAATGGTAGAATCAATCAatgacaaaaacaagaacataatTCCTCGATTCTGTTTTGTGGTCGAATCAATGGATGTTTTCTTTGTCTATTGTCTTGTGGCAATCTCCAAGAAAACTTCTATATGAATCAAATTGGTAAGTAAGTAAGGTTAGGTTCTTATCCTGACCTCCTGAAAAAGGTACAAGCCATGGCTATAGTTGCAATGGCTCCAACCACAGCAGCTCCAATGTAGAACTCTTCTTTGTCAAGACGCTGGAACCATATGGTGcactttcttccttctttcttaatTGGCTCTGGCTTTGGGGTTTCTTCTTGGCAACACGAAACGCCTTTTGTTCCCTTACAACATCCTCCTGTGAACCCCTTGCTCTCCTCTTTGTTACCGTTTGTTATCATTTTCTCAGCTTCAGCTTCAGATAAGCCCATTTGGCCCCTGAAACAGAAGTAACTTAGCTAAGTCCGAGGCATATACAAGCTAGAAACATGAGTCTTTGAAATCTAATACCTCCAAATTCTTTGTATGATTTCTCCTTTTGCAATATGCTGGTCAAGCAATTCAGGCACATCATCAGGAGTCACATAGCCATACCTACATTTAAACCAGCACTGTTACTCGGCAATGCCATAAACTATATAACATATCCAGTTATTGATCCAACCAGTGACTTACCAATTGCCAGAAATCTTTCCAGCAGAATCAGGACTGAAGATGATCAAATTACCAGCATACTTGTGTTGTCCAACGTGAGAACATCGTTTCAGAGTAATCTGGTCGGAAAGTCCACGAGAGCCAATCTCCTTTTGGAACCTCTCTAAGATCACTGGTCCACAAACTCCACATCTCTTGTCTCGACTAGTATGAGTACACACAAATACAAATGTTCCAGATATCTCTTCTTGTGTCCCAGAGCTCCATGCCTTCCCATTTACAAGAACATCTTCAACAAAACCTTCTACATCCGTATCCTTAACCCCCCTTTAGTCAAAACCAACACAAGAACAGAGTTTTATATAAGTCACTAAACTCAAGATCTCCAGATTCAGATCTGAATCTCAGGTTCAACAAGCTCATCTAGAGTGTAATATCTAAAGTTTCTAAAGTTAGCTTATACAACACTCTCTAGAAACCTATAACTACAAGTCAACCATGTTCTAGTCAACTTGTATCATCAAAACATAGACGAACTCACTTGTATCGGATCATATCTGGAAAAACCAACACATCACCATCAGATCCACCACCTTCACATACATTAAGCTTCGTCTATAACAACACCAACAAGCACACAAACAGACAAAAAATGTCAGCGTAATGGTTTTAAGAATAAACTTTCATAAGAAAGAGATACAACGTAAGAAAATGTATAACCTGAACAAGAAGATCAGATTTGCGATCTTTGAGCAAGGTAGCGAAACGCTGAGGTAAACCTTGTTCTTCGACATGTGAGGGCCAAGCTTCAGGTGTTTtgtaaagaacaaaaacatgacGACCGTACGAAGTAATGGAATTGGCTATGTTGGTGCTGTACATCTCCGGCCGTTTAAATCCATACTCTGTGTCTTCCGACGCCGGAACAGAGTTCATGTTCTCAACTTCAGCCATTTGACGTGTTAGCGACGGTTTCTTCTCAGATTCaaattgagagaaagagagaaagagttctGACTTTTTGAAAGAAGAgtgcaaaaatattttatgtttcataaACACGTCGTGAGGCGTCCACACGAATGTGACAAAGCGGTGACGTAAAATTAAGCTCACAGACGGATTCGTTTCGAGATGTCTACAAATCTACTTGACCGTCTTGCTGTTTTTTGGTGACAGGCAGTGGTTTTTAGTTAATCAGGGCACGTTGGTCAACTAAACTTATATATTATGTGAGTGATCGAATTTTAATTGCCTGAAGATGACTCAAATATTAGTTTATAGATcataagtaagaagaagaagaaattttttatgtatttggCTTCAATTCTTTGCCACATACATTTTGCTTAAACGTGTAGTTTAACGAAGTCgtcaatttaattttatacagtATTTGATTCATCCGTTCAATGTAGACATGTCAAAAAGCATACTAAAACTAATTTGTAAGCATTTTATACGGATTATATGAAAAAACTATACTCAACTAGAAGTGTTATTAATGTGGTGTGTCAGATTAACAAGTGCATGATACAATCAACTAACTTACAAAGGAGAAAATAAAGACACAGTATGTTGCCTAATCTACACAACATCCGGGTCAAACTACACAACAAAGTAAATAAGAAGCATGAAAGCTAATAGCATCAACTAGTGATCTACCAAGGGTAAGAAAGATACTCACGGGCTGCACAGACATGAACAACACGCAACACCCGGCTATTAAACTACAACTAGAGTAAAGATAGAGGGATCGAAAGATCCTGAGGATAACGCAAACCACCGCGGAGGTAAGCCTCTCGATAAAACCCGAAACTAGTCGATGACACGAAGTTGCCCCCAAGAGATAAATTTCCTCACTAGACAAACAActctataaaaatatatatcataaagtTATTGCTGTTtgagttgtgttcttttttgcttttgctctgtttttttcagTGCTTGACCTATTGCTCTTGTTCAACTCACTTTGTTTACTTAATAAAATGatggcaaaaacaaaacaatacaaaattaaaGAGAAGCACAAATCCTTGATTACAAAAAATTCACAAGAATTCACGgatataactaaaatatctaGACCAAACATTTGGTTAAAAACAGATCAAGAGTTTTGAAGTAAATTGTCGAAGTAAAGGTTTAAGACGTATCTAGCGGCGGAGAGAACATCAAGCCTCCTCTCACTCGGCTCGTACTTGCCTTTCCTGAGCTGATACCGATGAGTCACTGCAGAGATTGTGTACGTTTGCCCTTCTATCATAACGTTCTCACCGCACTGAAGGTTCTGCCAAAATCAAAGAGCTTTTCATCAAAACTCATCTACATATTGATAAGGCCTTATACTTGTCTTCTGAAACATTCATTTCctatcaaaaagttaaaaggaaaagaagaagaagagttgagaCTGACATGAGGAAGACAACGAACGCCAAGAGACTTGGGAGGAGGAGTGATTTCAATGACTTTGTAAGGGTAATTGCTCTgatctcttcctttctctttctttctgcaAATTATCTCCAACCTCCCTCCTCCTACCTGCAAAATCAACTCTTTATACCATCCTTTTGGgagaaaactcaaaaaaaaaaaaaaatatctgtgATTTGACTTCGCTCTAAAAATCGTTACTTTTCCGATACAGGCGAGATCTGATGCAAGTGTTGCCATTTCCACTAGTCAGATTATCAACCCAGAATTTTTGATATGAGAGAGAGGGACAATAACTTAAGAACCCAGTGTTAAAAGTTTCTCTTAATTTTGTGAAAAGGAACACGAGATACAGAGCAGAATCTAAAGAATTGAGACAGATGATTGACCACCAGATATCTTTTTTGGTCTATTTGTGGCTCTCACTTAAGGGAGAAAGAAGACAATCAAACCTTCGGACACATAAAGAGGCTTCTAATGATAATGTTACAAACAAGACTACATAAGAGTCTATAACAAGATTCgagtcaaaaactcaaaatcgaTGTGATACAAGCTAAGTCTAAAGTTGCCAGACGAGTTctacgtaaaaaaaaataataatctggCACACTGTTACGCCgagataattttctaaaaatgtaTGTAAACTACTCAGGGGGGGAACCAAAAGCCCTAAAAGCCTCCTCTCTCTCAGAATACAATATCTAGCTATCATCAATCTTGATAACCATTACACAAACTAAGCATGACGGAACaagtaagaagaagattggagctTTTATCAAAAAACTCTCTACCTTCCATAAGGATGGTACCGTCCGCTGCCACCGCCTCCATATCCACCTctacttcctcctcctccataaAATGAGCCTCCCCCGCTTCCTCCACCTCCATTGTAACCTCCTCCGCCTCCACCTCCAAGTCCACCCATGTCATAGCCACCACCTCTATAGCCTCCGCCACCAGCAGCACCCATTCCACCCCCATATCCACCAATACCGCTACTACCATAACCGCCACCATAACTGCCACTTGGTCCACCATACCCACCTCCAGGTTCACCGTATGGCGGGCCATACATATCACCAGGTCCACCACCGTACCCAGCGCCTCCTCCCATACCGTAACCACCTCTGTTGTAaccaccaccgccacctccTCCATAACGACCAGAATATCCAAGTGCTGGTTCTCCTCTATAAGGTCCCACGCCACCACCgtatccaccaccaccatacccACCGAATTCTCCTCCATATCCTCCATAACCACCAGACCGGCCACCTCCATAGCCGGCACCACCTGATTTGTAAGGACCACCTGGACCACCATATCCGCCACCATGTCCGCCACCATAACCATCTCCATAACCTCCACCAAAGTTAGAGCGAGAGTCACCAAACCGCTTTGACGGGGTTGTAACTGAGTTCGGTTTTTTTGGCTCAGCCTTCTTTATCTCAACCTATACGAGAAAATTTCCACAGACAATTCAGCAAAGTTACAGGGCAGATGAGAGTGTCCTGATTATAGCTACAAATTCTTagaatatcaataatatttgtAAGAGCGTGCAGTTACCTGAGTCCCTGAGAGCTCAATTCTGTTCCCTTTGGCCAAGAGATGATCTACCATATCTTCACTTTCATATGTAACAAACCCAAAGCCACGTGATCTTCCAGTTGAATGATCACGCATAATCTGATGTTCCTTCAGCTCTCCAAATTGCATAAAGAATTCCTTGAACTCATCTATTCAAACACCAATCAGCAGATTAATATCTAAGTCTAACATGTCTCTGAAACAAAAAGCATATGATAGAGATAAAAATGGGAAAGTTCTTACCATCATCCACAGATGAAGGAATCCCACCAACAAATATCTTCTTGGTTTTGAAATCATTAGAGCTCACGGATCCTCTTGGTATTGTCCGCTTAATTTCAACCTgaagagccaaaaaaaaaaacatagagtGAATATTATCACACTGTAAGGCACAACACAAACTTTACAAAGTAAGGAACAGCTCAATGTCACCTGCTTCCCAATGATAATGTGATTGTCCTCCATAACTTTGTCGACCACAGAGACATCAGCATATGTGACAAACCCAAACCCACGAGGCTGTCCAGTTTTCCTATCCTTCATAATGACAGAATCAGTGATCTCTCCATACTTCTCAAAATGCTTGACGAATTCAGCTGCATAAGCAAATCGAAAGCCAGAGTTAATTAAAGTATTGAACTTTACACGATAACGAGAGCGCTAACCTCATACAATGTTGCAACCAGACACAAGAGCTAACCTGAAGTTGTCTCCCTGGCTAAACCTCCAACAAATATCTTTCTACAAATTCCACAAAACATCGTATAAGTACACTAAACACTAAGTATTAAGAAACCAGAGAAGAGCACTAATCTTATCCTCCTCCACTCTATAAATCACTTTTATGCTAATTCGTAAGAAAAGCTATGACAAGTCTGAATCTTTCTATAGCAAAAGACCCTAACAAGCCATAAATCTCACAGAGCTTAACGAAAAAGATTAGTAATTTAGAAAACCCTAAGAGATTCGAAACAAAAAAGATTCTTccttttatcaaaattttcatgaaatagagaaaagaaccaaACCCTAATTCCTGAATCTAGAATCTTTTCGGAAGAAAGCGAAGAAACGTACCCAGCACTATCGACGCCGCCACTAGAGTGAGGCTGAGATTTGTCGTCATCGTCTTCAACATCATCGGATGGTTTAGGATCCTGGATTTCATCTTCGATAACTGTTTCCGTTCCATAAGGATCCATGACGGCACAAgcgaaaccctaaaacccttgggagaacgaagaagaagaagaagaagcggcaGACGCCTAAAAGCGTGCAGTGAACAATCCCTAAAACCCTTAGAGAAGAGAAAGGGGGTGGGGGGATACTTATTGTACTCTGCGTAGCACTCGATCTTAATCTTGTTTCTTGTGTTTAGAAATAAGGACGGTTGATCtcacttttctttgttttgtaatgaGTGAATCTTACCCGTTAGATtgtcttttggtttcttttggcaatttatgaataaaaaatggattttatcaaccaaaaaaacaaaaaaaaataatatacatcaaaGTAAAGTTTAACTCTCTCCTTATTAGTACATTTAAGATTCTGGTGGAGCTCTGATGAACACAAACAGGGGATGCACTGGTTGTCATGGGAGAGATTGGGATATCCTAAAAATTTAGGAGGCCTTGGATTCAGAGATCTGGAACTTTTCAATTACGCTTTACTTGGAAAGCAAGCGTGGAGATTGTTACAACAGCCCCAAAGTCTAATGGCAAGAGTAATCAAAGGGAAGTACTATCCGGATACCAATATTCTCCAtgcaacaagaaaaagaaaagaatcatatTTTTGGCGATCAGTCCTCCATGGAAGAGATTTACTGAAACAAGGTTTGAGACCTTTAGTTGGCAATGGACAGTCGATAGATGCTTGGAATGATCCTTGGCTCCCAACAAACCCACCAAGAGCCCCAATTCCGAGAGGTAACCCCACACCAACAACGCTAAACAATTGGATTGGGTCTGAGCCAACAGCATGGGATGAGGAGAAACTAACAGAACAGGTACATCAAGATGACattgaaataataaagaaaatcaaGCTATATTCGAACCAGGGTGCAGATCTTATGGGATGGCATTATTCAAAGAGTGGTTTCTACACAGTCAAGTCAGCATACTATCTTGCAACACAATTACGGGATCAACACCAACCATTAATACCAGGCAACATTGAGATCAAGAAGAAAATCTGGAAACTGAAGACAACCCCAAAAATTAAGCATTTTTTATGGAAAATGGTGTCACGAATCTTACCCACAGGAGAAAATTTAAGAAGGAGACACATAACTAACCAGAGTATATGTCGAAGATGTTGCC from the Camelina sativa cultivar DH55 chromosome 12, Cs, whole genome shotgun sequence genome contains:
- the LOC104732771 gene encoding heterogeneous nuclear ribonucleoprotein A2 homolog 1-like isoform X2, which encodes MERKQLSKMKSRILNHPMMLKTMTTNLSLTLVAASIVLAEFVKHFEKYGEITDSVIMKDRKTGQPRGFGFVTYADVSVVDKVMEDNHIIIGKQVEIKRTIPRGSVSSNDFKTKKIFVGGIPSSVDDDEFKEFFMQFGELKEHQIMRDHSTGRSRGFGFVTYESEDMVDHLLAKGNRIELSGTQVEIKKAEPKKPNSVTTPSKRFGDSRSNFGGGYGDGYGGGHGGGYGGPGGPYKSGGAGYGGGRSGGYGGYGGEFGGYGGGGYGGGVGPYRGEPALGYSGRYGGGGGGGYNRGGYGMGGGAGYGGGPGDMYGPPYGEPGGGYGGPSGSYGGGYGSSGIGGYGGGMGAAGGGGYRGGGYDMGGLGGGGGGGYNGGGGSGGGSFYGGGGSRGGYGGGGSGRYHPYGR
- the LOC104732771 gene encoding heterogeneous nuclear ribonucleoprotein A2 homolog 1-like isoform X1: MDPYGTETVIEDEIQDPKPSDDVEDDDDKSQPHSSGGVDSAGKIFVGGLARETTSAEFVKHFEKYGEITDSVIMKDRKTGQPRGFGFVTYADVSVVDKVMEDNHIIIGKQVEIKRTIPRGSVSSNDFKTKKIFVGGIPSSVDDDEFKEFFMQFGELKEHQIMRDHSTGRSRGFGFVTYESEDMVDHLLAKGNRIELSGTQVEIKKAEPKKPNSVTTPSKRFGDSRSNFGGGYGDGYGGGHGGGYGGPGGPYKSGGAGYGGGRSGGYGGYGGEFGGYGGGGYGGGVGPYRGEPALGYSGRYGGGGGGGYNRGGYGMGGGAGYGGGPGDMYGPPYGEPGGGYGGPSGSYGGGYGSSGIGGYGGGMGAAGGGGYRGGGYDMGGLGGGGGGGYNGGGGSGGGSFYGGGGSRGGYGGGGSGRYHPYGR